The bacterium genome includes a region encoding these proteins:
- a CDS encoding PAS domain-containing sensor histidine kinase, whose product MKKRAHVAEGKVGRPSRDLRGRGKGAAASRRRVAELSARLEEAEETLSAIRSGEVDAVIVAGPAGNKVFTLQGADHAYRIFLEDMGEGAVTLTPGGLILYANRSFSEIVGAPLEQVIGSAIFRFQSSSDGKVLRGSLSGAIAAGTRSETSFETPRGRVPALLSLSALPGSDPPAICMVVTDITDRKRAEEKIRKSREQLRNFSGRLQSLLEEERTRISREIHDELGQSLTALKLDLSLIRRNIFAGGFAGESGKVHEVELAVSRIIRTVRKIATDLRPGILDELGVAAAIEWMAKDFQSRTGIRCDVSDQGAEKISDPFLSTAIFRIVQEALTNVSRYAAASQVNVSLERKGDTLVVEVRDNGIGIKEGRIFDTKSLGLIGIRERVLLLGGEALISGSPGEGTSVRVILPVEKGATPNASDLD is encoded by the coding sequence GTGAAAAAAAGGGCGCACGTCGCGGAGGGGAAGGTGGGCCGCCCGTCCAGGGATCTCAGGGGAAGGGGGAAGGGGGCGGCGGCCTCGCGCCGCCGGGTCGCGGAGCTCTCCGCCCGGCTCGAGGAAGCCGAGGAGACGCTTTCGGCCATCCGCAGCGGCGAGGTGGACGCGGTCATCGTCGCGGGACCGGCGGGGAACAAGGTCTTTACCCTCCAAGGCGCCGACCACGCGTACCGGATCTTCCTCGAGGACATGGGGGAAGGGGCCGTGACCCTCACCCCGGGGGGCCTGATCCTCTACGCGAACCGAAGCTTTTCCGAAATCGTCGGAGCCCCGCTCGAGCAGGTCATCGGGAGCGCGATCTTCCGATTCCAGTCTTCCTCCGACGGCAAAGTTCTTCGGGGTTCGTTGTCGGGCGCGATCGCCGCGGGAACCCGGAGCGAGACGTCGTTCGAAACCCCGCGCGGGAGAGTTCCCGCGCTCCTCTCCCTCAGCGCGTTGCCGGGGAGCGATCCGCCGGCGATTTGCATGGTCGTCACGGACATCACCGATCGCAAGCGGGCGGAGGAGAAGATCAGGAAATCCCGCGAGCAACTGCGCAACTTCTCGGGGCGTCTTCAATCCCTGCTCGAGGAGGAGCGGACGCGCATCTCGCGCGAAATCCACGACGAGCTGGGGCAGTCGTTAACGGCCTTGAAACTGGACCTTTCGTTGATACGGAGAAATATCTTCGCCGGCGGGTTTGCCGGGGAGTCCGGGAAGGTTCACGAGGTCGAACTGGCGGTAAGCCGCATCATCCGGACGGTGCGGAAGATAGCGACCGACCTGCGGCCCGGGATACTGGATGAACTCGGCGTGGCCGCCGCGATCGAATGGATGGCGAAGGATTTCCAGAGCCGGACGGGGATACGCTGCGACGTTTCCGACCAGGGGGCGGAGAAGATCTCCGACCCCTTCCTCTCCACGGCGATCTTCCGCATCGTCCAGGAGGCCCTGACGAACGTCTCCCGCTATGCCGCGGCGTCGCAGGTGAACGTGAGCCTGGAGAGGAAGGGCGATACCCTGGTCGTGGAGGTGAGAGACAACGGGATCGGGATCAAGGAAGGAAGGATCTTCGACACCAAGTCGCTTGGCCTCATCGGGATCAGGGAACGCGTCCTGTTGCTGGGAGGCGAAGCCCTGATCTCCGGGAGTCCGGGCGAGGGAACTTCGGTAAGGGTGATTCTTCCCGTGGAAAAAGGTGCGACCCCGAACGCATCGGATTTGGATTGA
- a CDS encoding circadian clock KaiB family protein translates to MVEKHAPSSLRKGRGKKRADTTEQFEKAVSRLGEGKYVLRLYVAGMTPNSARAISNLKKICEEHLAGQYDLNVIDVYRRPTLAKGEQIIAAPTLIKKLPLPMRKLIGDMSDKSRVLIGLDIRIR, encoded by the coding sequence ATGGTTGAGAAGCACGCTCCATCCTCCCTCCGGAAGGGCCGCGGGAAGAAGAGAGCCGACACGACGGAACAGTTCGAAAAGGCCGTCTCCCGCCTGGGCGAGGGGAAATACGTGCTTCGCCTTTACGTCGCGGGCATGACCCCCAATTCGGCGCGGGCCATCTCGAACCTCAAAAAGATCTGCGAGGAGCACCTGGCCGGTCAGTACGACCTCAACGTGATCGACGTCTATCGGAGGCCGACCCTCGCGAAGGGGGAACAGATCATTGCCGCCCCGACGCTGATCAAGAAGCTTCCCCTCCCGATGCGCAAGCTCATCGGCGACATGTCGGACAAGAGCAGGGTCCTCATCGGCCTCGATATCAGGATCCGGTGA
- a CDS encoding circadian clock KaiB family protein: MSPGAGKTRKGATVRKKVAGRTRAEAQFELRLYVAGQTSRSLAAFANLKKICEEHLAGRYRIEVVDLVKNPQLAQGDQILAIPTLVRKLPEPIKKIIGDLSDTLRVLVGLDIRPAP; encoded by the coding sequence ATGAGTCCGGGCGCGGGGAAGACCCGAAAGGGAGCGACGGTGCGGAAAAAGGTCGCGGGGAGGACGCGGGCGGAAGCGCAGTTCGAACTTCGTCTCTACGTGGCCGGGCAGACGAGCAGGTCGCTCGCGGCCTTCGCGAACCTGAAAAAGATCTGCGAGGAGCACCTGGCGGGCCGGTACCGGATCGAGGTGGTCGACCTGGTCAAGAATCCCCAGCTTGCCCAAGGCGACCAGATCCTGGCCATTCCGACGCTGGTGAGGAAGTTGCCGGAGCCGATCAAGAAGATCATCGGGGACCTTTCCGACACGCTCCGCGTCCTCGTGGGTCTGGACATACGCCCTGCCCCCTGA
- the kaiC gene encoding circadian clock protein KaiC: MAEKKSGKARFSRAGIPKCPSGIQGLDEITGGGFPRGRPTLVAGSAGCGKTLFAMEFLVRGALEHGEPGVFMAFEESARDLAQNVASLGFDLADLAARKKLLVDFVSIERTEIQETGEYDLEGLFIRLGHAIDSIGAKRVVLDTIESLFAGLSNEAILRSELRRLFRWLKRKGVTAVITAERGESTITRHGLEEYVADCVIMLDHRVTEQVSTRRARVVKYRGSGHETNEFPFLIGDDGIFLLPVTSMGLDYEVTTARISTGIPRLDTMLGGRGYFRGSSILVTGTPGTGKTSIASTFADTACRRGERCIYIAFEEGREQIFRNMRSIGIDLGAWAAKGLLRVHAGRPTVAGLETHILTMHRLNDEFKPKVVVIDPISNLTEVGDQVDVKAMLSRLIDHFKSNGVTTFFTSLVTRGVNEETSGVGISSLMDTWLQLEDIEKNGEHNRGLFILKSRGMAHSNQIREFLLTGRGIDLLDVPVSSGELLMGSARVAMERQGMEVERQGRVEIDRKKRLFELKRREKEARVASIETGFLAEAEDFKEYLRTETNRQEAARKTRGVLGRARMADPVRAGGNAKKPAIQRGRG; the protein is encoded by the coding sequence ATGGCTGAAAAGAAATCCGGCAAGGCCCGTTTCTCGCGTGCGGGAATTCCAAAATGCCCAAGCGGGATTCAAGGCCTGGACGAGATCACCGGCGGCGGGTTCCCCCGGGGCCGGCCGACGCTCGTCGCCGGCTCCGCCGGTTGCGGGAAGACGCTGTTCGCGATGGAGTTCCTCGTCCGGGGGGCTCTCGAGCACGGCGAGCCGGGCGTCTTCATGGCGTTCGAGGAGAGCGCCCGGGATCTCGCGCAAAACGTGGCCTCCCTGGGCTTCGACCTGGCCGATCTCGCGGCCAGGAAAAAACTCCTCGTCGACTTCGTCTCGATCGAGCGGACCGAAATCCAGGAGACCGGGGAGTACGACCTCGAGGGGCTGTTCATCCGGCTGGGGCACGCCATCGATTCGATCGGGGCGAAGCGGGTCGTGCTCGACACGATCGAATCGCTCTTCGCGGGGCTCTCGAACGAGGCGATCCTGCGGTCCGAGCTTCGGCGCCTGTTCCGGTGGCTCAAACGCAAGGGGGTCACCGCCGTCATCACGGCCGAGCGCGGGGAGAGCACGATTACGCGCCACGGCCTGGAAGAGTACGTGGCCGACTGCGTGATCATGCTGGATCACCGGGTCACGGAGCAGGTCTCGACGAGGCGCGCGCGGGTCGTCAAGTACCGCGGTTCGGGGCACGAGACGAACGAGTTCCCCTTCCTCATCGGAGACGACGGGATCTTTCTCCTCCCTGTCACGTCGATGGGCCTTGACTACGAAGTCACCACGGCGCGCATCTCCACGGGAATTCCCCGCCTCGATACGATGCTCGGGGGGAGGGGATATTTCCGCGGGAGCTCCATCCTGGTCACCGGGACGCCGGGGACGGGAAAGACGAGCATCGCGTCGACGTTCGCGGACACCGCCTGCCGGCGCGGGGAGCGGTGCATCTACATCGCCTTCGAGGAGGGCCGGGAGCAGATCTTCCGGAACATGCGTTCGATCGGGATCGACCTGGGGGCGTGGGCCGCGAAGGGGCTTCTTCGCGTGCACGCGGGCCGCCCTACGGTCGCGGGTCTCGAGACGCACATCCTGACGATGCACCGGTTGAACGACGAGTTCAAGCCGAAGGTCGTCGTCATCGACCCGATCTCGAACCTGACCGAAGTGGGCGATCAAGTCGACGTCAAGGCGATGCTTTCCCGCCTGATCGACCATTTCAAGTCGAACGGCGTCACGACCTTCTTCACAAGTCTTGTGACCAGGGGAGTCAACGAGGAAACTTCCGGCGTGGGGATCTCCTCGCTCATGGACACATGGCTCCAGCTCGAGGACATCGAGAAGAACGGGGAGCACAACCGGGGGCTGTTCATTCTCAAGTCGCGCGGGATGGCCCACTCGAACCAGATCCGGGAGTTCCTGCTCACCGGCCGCGGGATCGATCTTCTGGACGTGCCGGTCTCGTCGGGCGAGCTCCTGATGGGGTCGGCCCGGGTCGCCATGGAGCGGCAGGGGATGGAAGTGGAACGGCAAGGGCGCGTGGAGATCGACCGGAAGAAACGGCTGTTCGAGCTGAAGCGCCGGGAGAAGGAGGCGCGGGTCGCCTCCATCGAGACCGGGTTCCTGGCGGAAGCGGAGGATTTCAAGGAATATCTCAGGACGGAGACGAACCGGCAGGAGGCGGCCAGGAAGACACGCGGCGTGCTTGGACGGGCCCGCATGGCCGATCCGGTCCGGGCGGGTGGGAACGCGAAAAAACCTGCCATTCAAAGGGGGAGAGGATGA